From the genome of Pseudomonadota bacterium, one region includes:
- a CDS encoding acyl-CoA dehydrogenase family protein, giving the protein MTGSDNIIINTTAKILNDLCDPQTINNSKDEKWKATLWSALEGNGLTRAWVPEQFNGVGANVADGFEILRIAGQFAIPVPIAETLLAGWLLSETGLNVPDGMLSIAPVNQHDTVTLNDNDTLTGITHQIPFGRDVAQVVVLAERNGQSFLALVNREDCILQQHDSHASEPRDTIDFNRVTPVQCAETKLTRDHLLRMGAAIRCSEMGGALQHILNIAVQYSKDREAFGRPISKFQAVQHNLAQLAGEAAAAVSAASSAADTINSGDGFNDAGFLEIASAKIRAGEAAGKGAAIGHQVHGAIGYTTEHILHRYTQRLWSWRDDFGGESVWAVALGEFVAANGADQLWPTIAAR; this is encoded by the coding sequence ATGACCGGATCGGATAATATTATCATCAATACCACCGCAAAAATTCTTAACGATCTTTGCGACCCTCAAACTATCAATAACTCGAAAGACGAAAAATGGAAGGCAACTCTATGGAGTGCGTTGGAAGGAAATGGCTTAACCCGAGCATGGGTTCCGGAGCAATTTAATGGTGTGGGAGCTAATGTAGCTGACGGATTTGAGATACTTCGTATTGCAGGGCAGTTTGCCATTCCCGTGCCAATCGCCGAAACGCTATTGGCCGGTTGGCTATTATCGGAGACAGGCCTTAATGTTCCTGATGGCATGTTGAGCATTGCTCCAGTCAACCAACACGACACTGTCACACTCAATGACAACGATACACTTACAGGTATCACCCATCAGATTCCATTTGGGCGCGATGTTGCACAAGTTGTTGTGCTTGCGGAAAGAAATGGCCAGTCCTTCTTAGCATTAGTGAATCGCGAAGACTGCATCCTTCAACAACATGACAGCCATGCTTCAGAACCTCGCGACACAATTGACTTCAATCGAGTAACGCCGGTCCAATGCGCGGAAACAAAACTCACACGAGATCATTTATTACGCATGGGTGCAGCGATCCGATGTTCGGAAATGGGGGGAGCCCTGCAACATATTCTCAATATTGCCGTTCAATATTCAAAAGATAGAGAAGCCTTCGGGCGCCCCATATCAAAGTTTCAAGCGGTGCAGCATAATCTGGCCCAGCTTGCTGGAGAGGCGGCCGCAGCAGTTTCAGCAGCTTCTTCTGCAGCGGACACGATAAATAGTGGGGACGGTTTTAATGATGCAGGTTTTCTTGAAATTGCAAGTGCCAAAATACGGGCTGGAGAAGCAGCAGGAAAGGGGGCAGCCATTGGGCATCAAGTCCACGGCGCTATCGGATACACAACTGAACATATTTTACACCGCTACACCCAAAGACTTTGGAGTTGGCGTGATGACTTTGGTGGTGAAAGTGTCTGGGCTGTCGCCCTCGGAGAATTTGTAGCGGCAAATGGGGCTGATCAGTTATGGCCCACCATCGCCGCCCGCTAA